From Leptotrichia wadei, one genomic window encodes:
- a CDS encoding S66 peptidase family protein, with protein sequence MNFPGPLKQGDKVFLVCTSSPILGEDIEKCKEVVKKLGFEPVLGESLFEDIGGYMAGTPEIRVKDLHRAFSDDEIKGIFCVKGGFSASQLLDKLDYELIKNNPKVFVGYSDVTNLNIVFNQKCNLGTFHGPMVKSNMFDDFSNFTKKSFLEALDKKKGEKWKFENPIDEESGLEKKILLLNKKDFENKKISGEIVGGNLSIIVTTLGTDYEIDAKGKILFIEEIEEEISRIDRMMTHLKYAGKFDDCNGVLFGNFAGCENTYGENYELMDLFKDFFKDYEKPVIYGLESGHEKPDLVTVPLGAKCSVEIWEDENKIYFEK encoded by the coding sequence ATGAATTTTCCAGGACCATTAAAACAAGGAGATAAAGTATTTTTAGTCTGTACTTCTTCGCCTATTCTAGGGGAAGATATTGAGAAATGTAAGGAAGTTGTAAAAAAGTTGGGATTTGAGCCTGTGCTGGGGGAGAGCCTTTTTGAAGATATTGGTGGATATATGGCGGGAACACCTGAAATTAGAGTAAAGGATTTGCATAGAGCTTTTTCTGATGATGAGATTAAGGGGATTTTTTGCGTGAAAGGCGGGTTTAGTGCTTCACAGCTTTTGGATAAGCTGGATTATGAATTGATAAAAAATAATCCGAAGGTTTTTGTAGGATATAGCGATGTTACTAATTTGAATATTGTTTTTAATCAGAAGTGTAATTTGGGAACTTTTCATGGACCAATGGTAAAATCGAATATGTTTGATGATTTCAGTAATTTTACGAAAAAATCTTTTTTGGAAGCATTGGATAAGAAAAAAGGAGAAAAATGGAAATTTGAAAATCCGATAGATGAAGAAAGTGGATTGGAAAAGAAAATTTTACTTTTGAATAAGAAAGATTTTGAAAATAAAAAAATAAGCGGTGAAATAGTTGGAGGGAATTTATCAATAATTGTTACAACTTTAGGAACTGATTATGAAATTGATGCAAAGGGGAAAATACTTTTTATTGAGGAAATTGAGGAGGAAATAAGCAGGATTGATAGAATGATGACTCATTTGAAATATGCTGGGAAATTTGATGATTGTAATGGAGTTTTATTTGGAAATTTTGCAGGATGTGAGAATACTTATGGGGAAAATTATGAGCTGATGGATCTTTTTAAAGATTTTTTTAAGGATTATGAAAAACCTGTAATTTATGGGCTTGAAAGCGGACATGAGAAACCTGATCTAGTTACGGTTCCGCTTGGGGCTAAATGCAGCGTAGAAATTTGGGAAGATGAGAATAAGATTTATTTTGAAAAATAG
- a CDS encoding YhcH/YjgK/YiaL family protein, which produces MIFTNINDKLQNSSLTKDIQFCIDYAEKNREKILSLENGSYDVGYNGIKMNVGKYFTKKENDKFWESHKRYLDVQIMIDGSERVAFNDIHNMKEKSFDPERDLVILEGNKLFDIVIENGDVLVFFPNDVHKPELDILDSENEEECENKKKIITKVVFKIEI; this is translated from the coding sequence ATGATTTTTACAAATATAAATGACAAATTGCAAAACAGCAGCCTGACAAAGGATATTCAATTTTGTATTGATTATGCTGAAAAAAATAGGGAGAAGATCTTGTCATTGGAAAATGGAAGCTATGATGTTGGTTATAACGGAATTAAGATGAATGTAGGGAAATATTTTACGAAGAAGGAAAATGATAAATTTTGGGAAAGCCATAAGAGATATTTGGATGTGCAAATTATGATTGATGGAAGTGAAAGGGTTGCATTTAACGATATTCATAATATGAAGGAAAAAAGTTTTGATCCTGAAAGAGATTTGGTTATTTTAGAAGGAAATAAATTGTTTGATATTGTTATTGAAAATGGAGATGTACTTGTATTTTTTCCAAATGATGTGCATAAACCTGAACTTGATATTCTGGATTCTGAAAATGAAGAAGAATGTGAAAATAAAAAGAAAATTATTACAAAAGTTGTCTTTAAAATTGAAATATAA
- a CDS encoding tRNA dihydrouridine synthase, producing the protein MKIYVAPMAGVTDYSFRKILEKFEPDFLFTEMVNANLLNREDEITVNELLKCDDKEKTGTQIFGGDKNELVSGILKLKDFGFRKININMGCPQPKIIKNGAGSALLENFEVVDKVLLETKGIEADISLKIRVGYKDFQNPEIFLELANKYDLDFICVHGRTQEQMYSGTANWEIVERLSKMPRNTEFFGNGDLFEPIEIKQKISSCNLDGIILSRGIIGNPWLISQTREFLKFGKINTIQTFDGTKLLVLEHLENIWKNKGKIKAVLEINKFLRPYFKRFWEKNLNKNSKIVTVEDFYDENLKGKIDKIILEKEILEKIKMIKQL; encoded by the coding sequence ATGAAAATATATGTTGCTCCGATGGCGGGCGTTACTGATTATTCTTTTAGGAAAATACTTGAAAAGTTTGAGCCTGATTTTTTGTTTACTGAAATGGTAAATGCTAATTTATTGAATCGTGAAGATGAAATTACTGTAAATGAGCTTTTGAAATGTGATGATAAGGAAAAAACAGGGACTCAAATTTTTGGTGGGGATAAAAATGAGCTGGTTTCTGGAATTTTGAAATTGAAGGATTTTGGATTTAGAAAAATTAATATAAATATGGGGTGTCCGCAGCCTAAGATTATAAAAAATGGGGCAGGATCGGCACTTTTAGAGAATTTTGAAGTGGTTGATAAGGTGCTTTTGGAAACTAAGGGCATCGAGGCTGATATTTCTTTAAAAATTCGTGTTGGATATAAGGATTTTCAAAATCCTGAGATTTTTCTGGAACTGGCAAATAAATATGATCTTGATTTTATCTGTGTTCATGGGCGGACTCAAGAACAGATGTATTCTGGAACTGCAAATTGGGAAATTGTTGAAAGATTAAGCAAGATGCCAAGAAATACAGAATTTTTTGGAAATGGGGACTTATTTGAGCCTATTGAAATAAAGCAAAAAATATCTTCATGCAATCTTGATGGCATAATACTTTCACGTGGAATAATTGGAAATCCTTGGCTTATTTCACAAACAAGGGAGTTTTTAAAATTTGGAAAAATAAATACGATTCAAACTTTTGATGGAACAAAATTGCTTGTTTTAGAACATTTGGAAAATATTTGGAAAAATAAGGGAAAAATAAAAGCTGTGCTTGAAATAAATAAGTTTTTGCGACCATATTTTAAAAGATTTTGGGAGAAAAATTTGAATAAAAATAGTAAAATTGTTACGGTTGAGGATTTTTATGATGAAAATTTGAAAGGCAAAATTGATAAAATTATTTTGGAAAAAGAGATTTTAGAAAAAATAAAAATGATAAAACAGCTGTAA
- a CDS encoding lysozyme inhibitor LprI family protein translates to MASIKTNEIKKEKKAEIPSKPKKISNYEGKLENRISNYEAKRDKISDENGWSVEETQANEALNEKLDDELTKVYNLIMERLPEGKKVNFRNEQRQWLKTRKRKVENSNNDEDGNSMMGGRAAGNVEIMTYQEFTKDRLFEFARIYDNMD, encoded by the coding sequence TTGGCAAGTATCAAGACAAATGAAATAAAAAAAGAAAAAAAGGCAGAAATACCTTCAAAACCTAAAAAAATTTCAAATTATGAAGGAAAATTAGAAAACAGAATTTCAAACTACGAAGCCAAAAGAGATAAAATAAGCGATGAAAACGGATGGAGTGTTGAAGAAACTCAAGCAAATGAAGCTCTTAACGAAAAATTAGATGATGAGCTTACTAAAGTTTACAATTTAATTATGGAAAGATTGCCAGAAGGAAAAAAGGTAAACTTTAGAAACGAACAAAGACAATGGCTAAAAACAAGAAAAAGAAAAGTAGAAAATTCAAACAATGATGAAGATGGAAATTCTATGATGGGTGGAAGAGCAGCTGGAAATGTGGAAATAATGACTTATCAAGAATTTACAAAAGACAGATTATTTGAATTTGCAAGAATATATGATAATATGGATTAA
- a CDS encoding dynamin family protein: MELEKFIKDNSDKLVQIHWNDILNDYAKNIVLSQIVLNNLSKEEFFKEESNFFESINRRINDYIENIKNPNYQIAIVGAIKAGKSTLINALIGHELASTNVTPETATLTKFKYSEKNCLKIKFYTKNDWDKIWYDATEKKATTFIEGYKQLNADEVKNLLLNKKDVYQEFDSIEEMKKEISRWTSSRSKEHYFVKELEIGIDDLKLPTQICLVDTPGLNDVIDYRSKITRDYISNANAVIVCVNAKTLRNEEFLTITKVFSKARYKKDKVYILGTQIDIMNSAEDWQEQRALWLDILKKEECYGNASTAINHLLGISSFAYSEASRLNSIFNRETVLKLTHEKLINFDEAGKIIDLISENKYTEEMLAELKKRIINFSQIEKVNKIIQKELLQDFNNSMITDFVEQYKILVEEINNFRNNYKNILTEKKDDLERTSEELNKKVEEERRKIEELEKINASLEQKIKETTDSFNLDFGKLENNFKELEKGIKKIKIDK; encoded by the coding sequence TTGGAATTAGAAAAATTTATAAAAGACAATAGTGACAAATTGGTACAAATACATTGGAATGATATACTTAATGACTATGCTAAAAATATTGTTTTATCACAAATTGTCCTTAATAATTTGAGTAAGGAAGAATTTTTTAAAGAAGAATCTAATTTTTTTGAATCAATTAATCGGAGAATAAATGATTATATTGAAAATATAAAAAATCCAAATTATCAAATAGCAATTGTCGGAGCAATAAAAGCAGGAAAATCAACTTTAATAAATGCTCTTATTGGGCACGAACTTGCTAGCACAAACGTAACTCCAGAAACCGCAACATTAACAAAATTTAAATATTCTGAAAAAAATTGCTTAAAAATAAAATTTTATACTAAAAATGACTGGGACAAAATTTGGTACGATGCTACTGAAAAAAAAGCTACGACATTTATCGAAGGATATAAGCAGTTAAATGCTGATGAAGTTAAAAACCTATTACTTAATAAAAAAGATGTATATCAAGAATTTGATAGTATCGAAGAAATGAAAAAAGAAATCTCACGTTGGACTTCTTCAAGATCTAAAGAACATTATTTTGTTAAAGAACTTGAAATTGGTATAGACGATTTAAAGTTGCCAACTCAAATATGTCTGGTAGATACCCCTGGATTAAATGATGTCATAGATTACCGTTCAAAAATAACAAGAGATTATATCAGTAATGCGAATGCCGTAATTGTATGTGTAAACGCAAAAACATTACGAAATGAAGAATTTTTAACAATTACAAAAGTATTTTCAAAAGCAAGATACAAAAAAGATAAAGTTTATATTTTAGGAACTCAGATTGATATAATGAACTCTGCTGAAGATTGGCAAGAACAAAGAGCATTGTGGCTCGATATTCTAAAAAAGGAAGAATGCTACGGAAATGCATCAACAGCAATTAATCATTTGTTGGGTATAAGTTCTTTTGCTTATTCAGAAGCATCAAGATTAAATAGTATTTTTAATCGTGAAACTGTTTTAAAATTGACACATGAAAAATTAATAAATTTTGATGAAGCAGGAAAAATTATTGATTTGATATCAGAAAATAAATATACAGAAGAAATGCTGGCAGAATTGAAAAAAAGAATTATCAACTTTTCACAAATTGAAAAAGTTAATAAAATTATACAAAAGGAATTACTTCAAGATTTTAATAACTCAATGATTACAGATTTTGTTGAACAATATAAAATTTTAGTAGAAGAAATAAATAATTTTAGAAATAATTACAAAAATATTTTAACTGAGAAAAAAGACGATTTAGAAAGAACTTCTGAAGAACTGAATAAAAAAGTGGAAGAAGAAAGACGTAAAATTGAAGAACTTGAAAAAATAAATGCCAGCCTTGAACAAAAAATAAAAGAAACAACAGACAGCTTCAATTTAGATTTTGGAAAACTTGAAAATAATTTTAAAGAATTAGAAAAAGGTATCAAAAAAATTAAAATAGATAAATAA
- a CDS encoding OmpA family protein: MKKVLAITMLSALALVSCTTAADGTKKISKTGIGAGIGAAAGAAIGQVIGKDTKGTLIGTAGGAAVGAAIGNIFDRQEKELKDKLQGTGVDVKRTGEGEIKLTAPENITFDTNSYVVKPQFRKTLDSVATVLNTYPDSTIVVSGHTDTTGTDAINNPLSVNRASSVASYLESQGISTSRITSRGYGSKQPIASNATEAGRAQNRRVEIAIIANQK, encoded by the coding sequence ATGAAAAAAGTATTGGCAATTACTATGTTATCAGCATTGGCATTGGTTTCTTGTACAACTGCTGCTGATGGAACTAAGAAAATTAGTAAAACTGGAATTGGTGCTGGAATTGGTGCGGCTGCAGGAGCGGCTATTGGGCAAGTTATTGGGAAAGATACAAAAGGTACATTGATTGGTACAGCTGGAGGAGCTGCAGTTGGTGCGGCCATTGGAAACATTTTTGATAGACAGGAAAAAGAGTTAAAAGATAAATTACAAGGAACTGGTGTAGATGTAAAAAGAACTGGTGAAGGTGAAATTAAATTAACAGCACCTGAAAACATTACTTTTGATACAAACAGCTATGTGGTTAAACCACAATTTAGAAAGACATTGGATTCGGTAGCAACTGTATTAAATACTTATCCTGATTCAACAATTGTAGTTTCAGGACATACAGATACGACAGGAACTGATGCAATCAACAATCCACTTTCTGTAAATCGTGCAAGTTCAGTAGCATCTTACCTTGAATCACAAGGAATTTCAACTTCAAGAATAACTTCACGTGGTTACGGAAGCAAACAGCCAATTGCAAGCAATGCAACAGAAGCAGGAAGAGCTCAAAACAGAAGAGTTGAAATTGCTATAATTGCAAATCAAAAATAA